In a genomic window of Bradyrhizobium sp. LLZ17:
- a CDS encoding molybdate ABC transporter substrate-binding protein: MRTFSFAAGGILAVMILSSAAAAAELRVLAGGAMTAVWAGLKPKFEQTSGHKLDIFFGTTPNLIKEATSGKPFDVGVVPVEVMRDAGARSHFAAGPTLDIARVGLGVAVRAGAPKPNISTPDALKAALLKAESVTSIPESATGYSIAKVFERLGITEQMKAKMKAQPTPAQVVAVVAKGEAELALFLMNVLTVPGLDVVGPFPADLQQDVVFTAALGAGTKEAAAAKALVDYLKTPDAISVIKSKGMMPG; this comes from the coding sequence ATGAGGACGTTTTCTTTCGCGGCAGGGGGCATCTTGGCCGTGATGATACTGTCATCGGCTGCGGCCGCAGCTGAGTTGAGAGTTCTGGCCGGCGGCGCAATGACAGCAGTGTGGGCGGGTCTCAAGCCGAAGTTCGAACAAACCTCAGGCCACAAGCTTGATATCTTCTTCGGCACCACTCCGAACCTGATCAAGGAAGCGACCTCCGGCAAGCCGTTTGATGTCGGCGTCGTGCCGGTCGAGGTGATGAGGGACGCTGGCGCGCGATCACATTTCGCAGCCGGGCCGACGCTGGACATAGCTCGTGTCGGCCTCGGTGTCGCGGTTCGCGCCGGTGCGCCGAAGCCCAACATCTCCACGCCCGACGCTTTAAAAGCTGCCTTGCTCAAGGCGGAATCGGTCACCTCGATTCCGGAAAGCGCAACCGGCTATTCAATAGCGAAGGTATTCGAGCGCCTTGGCATCACCGAGCAGATGAAAGCCAAGATGAAAGCGCAGCCGACGCCGGCACAGGTCGTCGCCGTTGTCGCCAAGGGCGAGGCTGAACTCGCGCTGTTCCTGATGAACGTCTTGACGGTGCCGGGGCTCGATGTGGTTGGCCCGTTCCCTGCTGACTTGCAGCAGGATGTCGTATTCACGGCCGCGCTCGGTGCGGGCACGAAGGAAGCCGCAGCCGCGAAGGCGCTCGTCGACTACCTGAAAACGCCGGACGCCATATCGGTGATCAAGAGCAAAGGTATGATGCCGGGGTGA
- a CDS encoding GreA/GreB family elongation factor: protein MNNPLFPNVTLPASDHRRLERLAHVGADQGDADARFLLGEINRAEVVPDRAARLDSIVTMGSWVTFWINWGFPRETRRLVYPEDYTSERTQIPVMSPLGAALVGLKVGSEIPVFTAGRTNVVRIERVSRGDPNDVVGVLFSNHTFSAKTLLDDDDPGPSAA from the coding sequence ATGAACAACCCGCTTTTCCCGAACGTCACCCTTCCGGCGTCTGACCATCGCCGCTTGGAAAGGCTCGCGCACGTGGGAGCAGATCAAGGCGACGCGGACGCACGTTTTCTGTTGGGTGAGATCAACCGTGCGGAAGTCGTCCCTGATCGCGCAGCCAGATTGGACAGCATCGTCACCATGGGTTCGTGGGTGACGTTCTGGATCAACTGGGGTTTCCCGCGCGAGACGAGGCGACTAGTGTATCCCGAAGACTACACGTCCGAGCGAACCCAAATCCCCGTGATGTCGCCGTTAGGCGCAGCCTTAGTCGGGCTGAAGGTCGGAAGTGAAATTCCCGTCTTTACCGCTGGGCGCACCAACGTCGTCAGGATCGAACGTGTCAGTCGAGGTGATCCGAATGATGTTGTCGGCGTTCTGTTTAGCAATCACACGTTTTCGGCCAAAACGCTTCTTGATGACGATGATCCGGGACCATCAGCCGCTTAA
- a CDS encoding M20/M25/M40 family metallo-hydrolase encodes MPVDTKAATDRLMRFLAVEGVTGQEAAIGRELTTALKESGVPAKAIRLDDANTRIPVPTETGNLIVDLPGRGALHNQPRIMFMTHMDTVPLCAGAKPKKAGRRIVNEAKTALGGDNRCGCGVLVTLAAELAKQKLDHPPITLLFCVREESGLYGARHVKLDELGAPVMAFNYDGGSASNVVIGAVGADRWTVEIFGRASHAGVAPERGISSTMIMALALAEVKAGGWFGKVVKGKQQGTSNVGPVTGGEGRPAGDATNVVTDYVHVRGECRSHDGKFFKEITKAYKAAFEKAAKKVTNAQGKSGKIKFKAETDYYPFRMKENLPVVKRAIEAVSAVGGIPNVRAANGGLDANWMVRHGVPTVTFGAGQNEAHTIDEWINLDEYDRACALALQLATMR; translated from the coding sequence ATGCCTGTCGACACCAAAGCCGCCACCGACCGCCTCATGCGCTTTCTCGCCGTCGAGGGCGTCACCGGACAGGAGGCGGCGATCGGGCGTGAGCTCACGACCGCGCTGAAGGAGAGCGGCGTGCCGGCCAAGGCGATCCGGCTCGACGATGCCAATACGCGCATTCCGGTGCCGACCGAGACCGGCAACCTGATCGTCGACCTGCCCGGCCGCGGCGCGCTGCACAACCAGCCGCGGATCATGTTCATGACCCACATGGACACCGTGCCGCTCTGCGCCGGCGCCAAGCCGAAGAAGGCGGGACGCAGAATCGTCAACGAAGCCAAAACCGCGCTCGGCGGCGACAATCGCTGCGGCTGCGGCGTGCTGGTGACGCTCGCCGCAGAGCTTGCCAAGCAGAAGCTCGATCATCCGCCGATCACATTGTTGTTCTGCGTGCGCGAGGAGAGCGGGCTTTATGGCGCGCGCCACGTCAAGCTCGACGAGCTCGGCGCACCGGTGATGGCCTTCAACTATGACGGCGGCTCCGCCTCCAACGTCGTGATCGGCGCCGTCGGTGCGGATCGCTGGACCGTCGAGATTTTCGGCCGTGCCTCGCATGCGGGCGTCGCGCCGGAGCGCGGCATCTCCTCGACCATGATCATGGCGCTGGCCCTTGCCGAGGTGAAGGCCGGCGGCTGGTTCGGCAAGGTGGTGAAAGGCAAGCAGCAGGGCACCAGCAATGTCGGCCCCGTCACCGGCGGCGAGGGCCGCCCGGCGGGCGACGCCACCAACGTCGTCACCGACTACGTCCATGTGCGCGGCGAGTGCCGCAGCCATGACGGCAAATTCTTCAAGGAGATCACCAAGGCCTACAAGGCGGCGTTCGAGAAGGCCGCGAAGAAAGTCACCAACGCGCAGGGCAAGTCCGGCAAGATCAAGTTCAAGGCCGAGACCGACTATTATCCGTTCCGCATGAAGGAAAACCTGCCCGTCGTGAAACGCGCCATCGAAGCTGTGTCTGCGGTCGGCGGAATACCGAACGTGCGCGCCGCCAATGGCGGGCTCGATGCCAACTGGATGGTGCGGCACGGCGTTCCGACCGTGACCTTCGGCGCAGGCCAGAACGAGGCGCACACGATCGACGAATGGATCAATCTGGACGAATATGATCGCGCCTGTGCGCTGGCGTTGCAGCTTGCGACGATGCGGTGA
- a CDS encoding MFS transporter — MTASTDDAGHATRALIFALVALACGHMLSTLLRTIPAISLDLMAADFRIEPQALASLTSVYHFAFAASQIPVGAAMDRFGVRPVSLGLLAGTVVGAIASGFATGPESFAFGQLLLGVATSGMLMCPMTLAAKQLSAARFGLWSGAILSIGNIGMLLSSSPLAFVVDHFGWRAGFWIAGLGGIVVALAVFLLVPNQPAEHKDTASPFSQMIDVLRLGLSRPLRGLIALALVSLATSLVLRGLWGGPWLMQVKGLSRVEAGNQLGAYTLAMIAGPLCIGMIDRKVGRRRELVAGAHMMAALLVALMALGAPDGAVSLLFGVAVMPPQYDLVLFVLIGLASSAQPLLFGMSRQLVDAQIAGKALAAVNLAFFLGTALMQSITGAVAAFAGLPPVLLFMAAALLGGVFVFLVYTSPQPKIE; from the coding sequence ATGACCGCCAGCACCGATGACGCGGGACACGCGACCCGCGCGCTGATCTTTGCGCTGGTGGCGCTCGCGTGCGGGCACATGCTCTCGACATTGCTGCGCACCATACCGGCGATCAGCCTCGACCTGATGGCGGCGGATTTCCGCATCGAGCCACAGGCACTCGCAAGCCTCACCTCGGTGTATCATTTCGCCTTTGCGGCATCGCAGATTCCGGTCGGAGCCGCGATGGATCGCTTTGGCGTGCGGCCGGTGTCGCTCGGCCTGCTTGCGGGAACGGTGGTCGGTGCAATCGCGTCGGGCTTTGCGACGGGACCTGAGAGCTTTGCCTTCGGGCAATTGCTGCTGGGTGTCGCGACCTCCGGCATGCTGATGTGCCCAATGACGCTCGCGGCCAAGCAATTGTCGGCCGCGCGATTCGGGCTGTGGTCGGGCGCGATCCTGTCGATCGGCAACATCGGCATGCTGCTGTCGTCGAGCCCGCTCGCCTTCGTGGTCGATCATTTTGGCTGGCGCGCCGGGTTCTGGATCGCAGGCCTCGGCGGCATCGTGGTCGCGCTCGCCGTGTTCCTGCTGGTGCCGAACCAGCCGGCCGAGCACAAGGACACCGCCTCGCCGTTCTCGCAGATGATCGACGTGCTCCGGCTCGGCCTGTCGCGGCCTTTGCGTGGCCTGATCGCGCTGGCCCTGGTGTCGCTGGCGACCTCGCTGGTGTTGCGCGGCCTGTGGGGCGGGCCGTGGCTGATGCAGGTCAAGGGATTGTCGCGAGTCGAGGCCGGCAACCAGCTCGGCGCCTACACGCTGGCGATGATCGCAGGACCGCTGTGCATCGGCATGATCGACCGCAAGGTTGGCCGCCGGCGCGAGCTGGTGGCCGGCGCGCACATGATGGCGGCGCTGCTGGTCGCGTTGATGGCGCTCGGCGCGCCGGATGGTGCGGTGTCGCTGCTGTTCGGCGTGGCGGTGATGCCGCCGCAATACGATTTGGTGCTGTTCGTGCTGATTGGACTGGCGAGCTCGGCGCAACCGCTGCTGTTCGGCATGTCCCGGCAATTGGTCGACGCGCAGATTGCGGGCAAGGCCCTTGCCGCGGTCAACCTCGCCTTCTTCCTCGGCACGGCCTTGATGCAGTCGATCACCGGCGCGGTGGCGGCGTTCGCGGGGCTGCCGCCCGTGCTGCTGTTCATGGCAGCGGCGCTGCTGGGCGGGGTGTTTGTGTTTTTGGTCTATACCTCGCCACAGCCGAAGATAGAATAG
- a CDS encoding VOC family protein, with translation MALKNVIGIDHAVVMVKDLDKAAENYRNLGFTISPRGTHSAHMGTGNYTIMFDPDYMELLGVLAATEHNAPARAFLDQRGEGIERIAFTAVDSTAGAEEIRARGLEPIGPTDFERPVMLPNGTVSAAKFRTFMWPTAEAPGGVRIFACQHKTRETVWIPELMAHANAAKRIKQTLIATPQPAKEAAHLGRLVDREPAAEANGAVTVPSGGDRADFVYLTLDQLGKRYPGVPLAGLSERGGAALVLVSGDLAATEKALGSAGMRSGAAICVPPAKANGTLLAFIAG, from the coding sequence GTGGCCCTAAAGAACGTCATCGGTATCGACCACGCCGTGGTCATGGTGAAAGACCTCGACAAGGCTGCCGAGAACTACAGAAATCTCGGCTTTACGATCTCGCCGCGCGGCACCCATAGCGCGCATATGGGCACCGGCAATTACACGATCATGTTCGACCCGGACTATATGGAGCTGCTCGGCGTGCTCGCCGCGACCGAACACAACGCGCCGGCGCGCGCGTTTCTCGACCAGCGCGGCGAGGGCATCGAGCGCATCGCCTTCACCGCGGTCGATTCCACCGCCGGCGCCGAGGAGATCCGCGCGCGCGGGCTCGAGCCGATCGGCCCGACCGACTTCGAACGGCCGGTGATGCTGCCGAACGGCACGGTCTCCGCCGCAAAATTCCGCACCTTCATGTGGCCGACCGCTGAAGCGCCCGGCGGCGTGCGCATCTTCGCCTGCCAGCACAAGACGCGCGAAACGGTTTGGATACCCGAACTGATGGCACACGCCAATGCGGCGAAGCGGATCAAGCAGACGTTGATCGCAACGCCGCAGCCCGCAAAGGAAGCTGCGCATCTGGGTCGACTGGTCGATCGCGAACCCGCGGCGGAAGCCAATGGCGCGGTGACCGTGCCCTCCGGCGGTGATCGTGCCGACTTCGTTTATCTGACACTGGACCAACTCGGGAAACGCTATCCCGGCGTGCCGCTCGCGGGCCTCTCCGAGCGCGGCGGCGCGGCGCTGGTTCTTGTCAGCGGCGATCTCGCGGCGACCGAGAAGGCGCTGGGTTCAGCGGGTATGCGCAGCGGGGCGGCCATCTGCGTGCCGCCGGCCAAAGCCAACGGCACCCTGCTCGCCTTCATTGCCGGCTGA
- a CDS encoding L,D-transpeptidase family protein, translating into MSRVLAALVLWLVAATPALAARLDAAAINEAALPTKLPGRDKPNASIAKLEILLDRARFSPGEIDGKLGENAQKALTAFADANGLTFDKAITPELWDKLAATADGPVIVDYRIADADVKGPFLKKLPTRMEQMKSLPALSYTSPREALAEKFHMSEELLAKINPGKKFDRPGETIAVANVDLKPDPMPVARIEVDKTRQTLKAFDASGQLLAFYPATVGSSEKPTPSGTLKVTDAHENPTYRYNPDYKFAGVKSRKPFTIKPGPNNPVGSYWINLSAQGYGIHGTAYPGKISKSESHGCVRLTNWDAHTLGASVKRGTPVAFLDAPTEASSKVSQQATTKSPPN; encoded by the coding sequence ATGTCCCGAGTTCTTGCCGCGCTGGTACTCTGGCTTGTTGCCGCAACGCCCGCGCTCGCGGCTCGCCTTGACGCCGCCGCGATCAACGAGGCGGCTCTGCCGACGAAGCTGCCCGGTCGTGACAAGCCCAACGCATCGATTGCGAAGCTGGAGATCCTGCTCGACCGTGCCCGCTTCTCTCCCGGCGAGATCGACGGCAAGCTCGGCGAGAACGCGCAGAAGGCGCTTACCGCCTTTGCCGATGCCAACGGCCTGACTTTCGACAAGGCGATCACGCCGGAACTCTGGGACAAGCTTGCCGCGACCGCCGACGGCCCTGTCATCGTCGATTACAGGATCGCGGATGCCGACGTGAAGGGACCGTTCCTCAAGAAACTACCGACGAGGATGGAGCAGATGAAAAGCCTGCCCGCGCTCAGCTATACCAGCCCGCGCGAGGCGCTCGCCGAGAAATTCCACATGAGCGAGGAGCTGCTCGCAAAGATCAATCCCGGCAAGAAATTTGACAGACCCGGCGAGACCATCGCGGTTGCGAATGTCGACTTGAAGCCCGATCCGATGCCGGTCGCGCGCATCGAGGTCGACAAGACGCGACAGACGCTGAAGGCATTCGATGCGTCGGGACAGCTGCTCGCCTTCTATCCGGCGACGGTCGGGAGCTCCGAGAAGCCGACGCCGAGCGGAACGCTGAAAGTGACCGACGCGCATGAAAACCCGACCTACCGCTACAATCCGGATTACAAGTTTGCAGGCGTCAAATCCAGGAAGCCATTCACGATCAAGCCCGGGCCGAACAATCCGGTCGGCTCATACTGGATCAATTTGTCGGCGCAGGGCTATGGCATTCACGGCACCGCTTATCCCGGCAAGATCAGCAAGTCCGAATCGCACGGCTGCGTACGATTGACCAATTGGGACGCGCATACGCTTGGCGCGAGCGTCAAGCGCGGCACGCCGGTGGCTTTCCTGGACGCGCCGACCGAAGCCTCATCCAAGGTGTCGCAACAGGCAACGACGAAAAGCCCGCCGAACTGA
- a CDS encoding HGGxSTG domain-containing protein, producing the protein MSDDHIRNTNAMLSSPRCGATTRDGGTCRAPAVHGKARCRMHGGAARSGAPRGNGNARKHGLFAAVVVAERRRVQALLRETRQLLQEMKLDLPKGVGREPINPPG; encoded by the coding sequence ATGAGCGACGACCACATCCGCAACACGAACGCGATGCTGTCGAGCCCGCGCTGCGGTGCCACCACGCGCGACGGCGGCACCTGCCGCGCGCCGGCCGTGCACGGAAAGGCGCGCTGCCGCATGCACGGCGGCGCGGCGCGATCGGGAGCACCGCGGGGAAACGGAAACGCGCGGAAGCATGGGCTGTTTGCCGCAGTGGTGGTTGCCGAACGGCGGCGGGTCCAAGCATTGTTGAGGGAGACGCGGCAACTGCTGCAAGAGATGAAGTTGGACTTGCCGAAGGGAGTAGGCCGTGAACCCATAAATCCGCCGGGCTGA
- a CDS encoding lytic transglycosylase domain-containing protein, with protein MDLHSSPLAELFLASVQAIELANARASYAEAVEPASADETAAQAPASPTEQFCHALREAAEQSGIPVPFFARLLWQESRFRSDEVSQAGAQGVAQFMPQTAAEVGLDDPFDAMKALPASAKFLRKLRDDFGNLGLAAAAYNAGPGRIQKWLAKESELPRETRDYVRIITGTKAEDWTERSAALAIRIDLPREAPCEGVGNLSKTKDVAWVPVNLAPAVTTIIRNAEAAITNRARKRFASLLRKNASARGKARSIVATRAAGKNARARAIHVASRERSAS; from the coding sequence GTGGACCTTCACTCGTCCCCCCTCGCCGAACTCTTCCTCGCAAGCGTACAGGCCATCGAGCTCGCGAATGCGCGGGCGTCGTACGCGGAGGCGGTCGAGCCGGCGAGCGCGGATGAAACCGCCGCGCAAGCGCCGGCTTCGCCGACTGAACAATTCTGCCACGCGCTCAGGGAAGCGGCCGAACAGAGCGGCATTCCCGTGCCGTTCTTCGCCCGCCTGCTCTGGCAGGAGAGCCGCTTTCGCTCCGACGAAGTCAGCCAGGCCGGCGCGCAAGGCGTCGCGCAGTTCATGCCGCAGACGGCCGCGGAAGTCGGTCTCGATGATCCCTTCGATGCGATGAAGGCGCTACCCGCGTCGGCAAAGTTCCTGCGCAAGCTCCGTGACGATTTTGGCAATCTCGGCCTCGCGGCGGCCGCCTACAACGCAGGCCCCGGCCGCATCCAGAAATGGCTCGCCAAGGAAAGCGAGCTGCCGCGCGAGACACGCGACTATGTCCGGATCATCACCGGCACCAAGGCGGAGGATTGGACCGAGCGTTCTGCGGCCCTGGCGATCCGGATCGACCTGCCGCGCGAAGCACCCTGCGAAGGTGTCGGAAACCTCTCGAAGACGAAGGACGTCGCCTGGGTTCCGGTGAACCTGGCGCCGGCGGTCACCACCATCATTCGCAATGCGGAGGCAGCGATCACCAACCGCGCACGCAAGCGGTTCGCGTCCTTGCTCAGGAAGAATGCGTCGGCTCGCGGCAAGGCACGCAGCATCGTGGCGACGCGGGCCGCCGGCAAGAACGCACGGGCTCGCGCAATCCACGTCGCGTCGCGCGAACGTTCCGCCAGCTAA
- a CDS encoding mandelate racemase/muconate lactonizing enzyme family protein, whose amino-acid sequence MPRIATIESALYRIPLPVTLSDSTHGDMSAFELITCLIRDADGAEGVGYTYTVGRNGGAVADILRREIPPLVEGREADDTEAIWHHVWWGLHYGGRGGPAVLALSALDIALWDLKARRAKLPLYQLLGGFDARVPCYAGGIDLDLSVEALLTQTDGNLAKGFRAIKMKVGRPDLKSDVAKVSAMRAHLGDGFPLMADANMKWTVEDAIRAARALQPYDLTWLEEPIIPDDVAGHARIMREGCVPIAAGENLRSLWEFKNYIVAGAVSYPEPDVTNCGGVSAFMKIARLAEAFNLPVTSHGAHDITVHLLAACPNRSYLEAHGFGLDKYIEHPLVLEDGKALAPARPGHGISFDWNGLAKLAV is encoded by the coding sequence ATGCCCCGCATCGCAACAATCGAGTCCGCACTCTACCGGATCCCCCTCCCCGTCACGCTTTCCGACAGCACGCATGGCGACATGTCGGCGTTCGAGCTGATCACCTGCCTCATCCGCGATGCCGACGGCGCTGAAGGTGTCGGTTACACCTACACGGTGGGGCGCAATGGCGGCGCTGTCGCCGACATTCTCAGGCGCGAGATCCCGCCGCTGGTCGAAGGGCGCGAGGCCGATGACACCGAAGCCATCTGGCATCACGTCTGGTGGGGCCTGCATTATGGCGGGCGCGGCGGGCCGGCGGTACTGGCATTATCGGCGCTCGACATCGCGCTGTGGGATCTGAAGGCGCGGCGCGCGAAGCTGCCGCTGTATCAATTGCTCGGCGGGTTCGACGCGCGCGTGCCCTGCTACGCCGGCGGCATCGATCTCGACCTCTCGGTCGAAGCGCTGCTGACACAGACCGACGGCAATCTCGCCAAGGGCTTTCGTGCCATCAAGATGAAGGTCGGCCGTCCCGACCTCAAGTCCGACGTCGCGAAGGTCTCCGCGATGCGAGCGCATCTCGGCGACGGCTTTCCGCTGATGGCGGACGCCAACATGAAGTGGACGGTCGAGGACGCGATCCGCGCCGCCCGCGCCCTGCAACCCTACGATCTCACCTGGCTGGAGGAGCCGATCATTCCCGACGACGTCGCGGGACACGCACGCATCATGCGGGAGGGCTGCGTGCCGATCGCGGCGGGCGAGAATCTGCGTTCGCTGTGGGAATTCAAGAACTACATCGTCGCGGGTGCGGTGTCCTATCCCGAGCCCGACGTCACCAATTGCGGCGGCGTGAGCGCGTTCATGAAGATCGCGCGGCTGGCGGAGGCCTTCAACCTGCCCGTGACCAGCCACGGCGCGCATGACATCACCGTGCATTTGCTCGCGGCCTGCCCGAACCGGTCGTATCTGGAGGCCCACGGCTTCGGGCTGGACAAGTACATCGAGCATCCGTTGGTGCTGGAGGACGGCAAGGCCCTGGCGCCGGCGCGGCCGGGCCATGGCATCAGCTTCGACTGGAACGGGCTGGCGAAGCTGGCGGTGTAG
- a CDS encoding ABC transporter substrate-binding protein, translating to MRRRDFIALAAASALACSAHAQQPARQRRIGIVLPGWDGTNINPIEAEFLAELVRHGYVEGRNLIVDRYAAMGSMDRFPDLAVKVASNHPEVILTGAPPMTLALKAATQTIPIVTVIGDPVALGLVSSLARPGGNVTGITVDAGAELSGKRLSLLRETRPDATRLAYLSSSEALKQPQAAMVKQAAETLKLSLLHIELGNSLNEGAYRAAYDSVAKVGAELLLVSDEPQHLPNSKVLVGIAAKAQIPAMYPFRDLVVAGGLMAYYRDLFDAFRQVADQVAQILDGGHPAEMPFRQPTSFKFSISTKAAREIGIIFSPTLLASADEVIE from the coding sequence ATGAGGAGACGGGATTTTATTGCACTAGCTGCGGCCAGCGCACTTGCTTGCTCGGCGCACGCCCAACAGCCCGCACGACAAAGGCGGATTGGAATCGTTCTTCCGGGCTGGGACGGCACCAACATCAACCCCATTGAGGCCGAATTTCTAGCTGAGTTGGTTCGTCACGGTTACGTGGAAGGGCGCAATCTGATCGTGGATCGTTATGCGGCCATGGGCAGCATGGATCGTTTCCCTGATTTGGCAGTAAAGGTCGCCAGCAATCACCCGGAGGTTATCCTGACAGGGGCGCCTCCGATGACCTTAGCCCTGAAAGCTGCAACTCAGACGATTCCAATCGTTACCGTCATCGGCGATCCAGTGGCATTAGGGCTGGTGTCCAGTCTGGCGCGACCCGGTGGGAACGTCACAGGCATAACGGTCGATGCAGGTGCTGAGCTTAGTGGGAAGCGTCTGTCGCTCTTGAGGGAAACTCGACCGGACGCGACCCGGCTCGCCTATCTCTCATCATCCGAAGCGTTGAAGCAACCTCAAGCAGCGATGGTGAAGCAAGCTGCGGAAACCCTAAAGCTGTCCCTCCTGCACATAGAACTTGGTAACAGTTTGAACGAGGGGGCCTATAGGGCCGCCTATGACTCTGTCGCGAAGGTGGGTGCTGAACTTTTGCTGGTCTCGGACGAACCTCAACACCTGCCGAACAGCAAGGTGTTGGTCGGCATCGCAGCGAAGGCGCAAATCCCGGCCATGTATCCGTTCCGTGATCTCGTCGTCGCAGGGGGCCTCATGGCCTATTACCGTGACTTGTTTGATGCGTTCCGCCAAGTCGCTGATCAGGTGGCCCAGATACTCGATGGTGGACATCCCGCAGAAATGCCATTCCGTCAACCGACCTCCTTCAAGTTCTCGATCAGCACCAAAGCGGCGCGAGAGATTGGGATTATTTTCTCCCCAACCTTGCTCGCAAGTGCCGACGAGGTGATCGAATAG
- the rnk gene encoding nucleoside diphosphate kinase regulator, which translates to MSKTTYKDKPEIVLPPVTVLEDEARRLSALASSSAVLFPRVAHFLAQEIERASVVANNSDVRGVVRMGSQVRYCDEKTGEVRDVVLVYPHEADITLKRVSVLTPVGAALIGLSVGQAIEFQTPGHNKRSLTVLGVSS; encoded by the coding sequence ATGAGTAAGACTACTTACAAGGACAAGCCTGAAATCGTGTTGCCGCCCGTCACGGTGTTGGAGGATGAGGCCAGACGTCTAAGCGCGCTGGCCAGTTCGAGCGCGGTACTCTTCCCGCGCGTGGCCCATTTCCTTGCGCAGGAGATAGAGCGTGCAAGCGTGGTGGCGAACAATTCCGATGTGCGCGGCGTGGTCCGGATGGGCTCGCAGGTCCGGTACTGCGATGAGAAGACTGGTGAAGTCCGGGACGTGGTGTTGGTGTACCCGCATGAAGCGGACATAACATTAAAACGCGTCTCGGTTCTTACGCCGGTAGGAGCTGCGTTGATCGGTCTGTCGGTTGGTCAAGCCATCGAGTTTCAGACCCCGGGCCACAACAAGCGTTCCTTGACGGTGCTAGGGGTGTCCAGCTGA
- a CDS encoding NUDIX domain-containing protein, with the protein MPSRSAGIIAYRSRPAGLEVLLVHPGGPFWRNKDLGAWSIPKGEFADEGDAEATARREFFEELGVELTVPLVALGRVKQRGGKIVTAFAAEFDVDVGSIRSNMFDIEWPPRSGKRQSFPEVDRAEWFSLDEAREKINEGQRPLLGRLSQNMTAALTAAK; encoded by the coding sequence ATGCCGTCGAGAAGCGCCGGGATCATCGCCTACCGAAGCCGGCCTGCCGGCCTCGAGGTCCTGCTTGTTCATCCCGGCGGGCCGTTCTGGCGCAACAAGGACCTCGGCGCCTGGTCGATCCCGAAGGGCGAGTTCGCCGACGAAGGGGATGCCGAGGCAACCGCGCGACGCGAGTTTTTCGAAGAGCTCGGAGTAGAGCTGACGGTGCCGCTGGTCGCGCTCGGTCGGGTCAAGCAGCGCGGCGGCAAGATCGTCACCGCTTTCGCCGCAGAATTTGATGTCGACGTGGGCAGCATTCGCAGCAACATGTTCGACATCGAATGGCCGCCACGCAGCGGCAAGCGGCAAAGTTTCCCGGAGGTCGATCGGGCGGAATGGTTTTCGCTCGATGAAGCACGCGAGAAGATCAACGAAGGGCAGCGTCCGCTGCTCGGCCGGCTTTCGCAAAATATGACGGCCGCATTGACTGCCGCAAAATAA